A segment of the Lolium perenne isolate Kyuss_39 chromosome 3, Kyuss_2.0, whole genome shotgun sequence genome:
CGGCGCACACGAGGTTCTTCGTCCCTTGGTCGTCCAGGACTTTCTCCAGGGTGGTGTCCTGGAGCGCTGCCAGAGTCGTCTCCAGCATGTCCAGCCCGGACTGGTTCGCGAACGTCAGCGCTGGCATGGCCTGCATAGATGTACGTAGGACCACAGTAGAGCCGGTCAACAGACGATAACATATACATGCTGAAAATGTTAAGACTAAACCCTGAAACATACCTTCAGAGAGCAGCATAGTATAGCGGTGCTATGATGCCAAAGGGCTTGAAGCACCGATTCGCCACTGTTAGCATCTGAGGATTTAATGAGCTCAGCCCCAAAGTGAAATCTGCACAAGCCAGCACCATCAGTACTCAAGCAAAAATTAACCAAACGCACTGTAGTGCTACACCACCACAAACCTGTAGCTCTGAATAATCCATCTGGAGAGTGTCTCTGCCTCCTGAGTAACAGGTGGGAGGAGACGGCCGCTGCCGTGAGACACAAGGTGCGAGGAAGACAGCGCCAGCGCTATCCTTTGCACCGACGAGATGATGCTGCGCATGTACTGACGTGCCATGGCCGCAACGCTGTCTTGCAGGTGGCTCTCGAAGGCAAACTGAAATGCAATTGTCATCACAGCCTTCGAGTTAACACCGGTACCACCAGTTATCCTGCTTCTGGGTGTTCCAGCCTCAAGGGTGGATGCAAGGTCCAATGTGCAGTTCGGGCTAGATGTGTCCTGTTAAACATATGCAGCCTTAGAGGATTAAGTATACTTCTTCCACAGATTCAAGTTGAAAAATGTATGTCATGTTTGGGTGGAAATATATACTTACAAGAGGAGAATCAATCGGAATGATGCGAAAACCAGAAGgcagcagaggagaatcatcactgaAAGATGCATCTATGGGTGCAAAGATAAGCTCTGAACAAGTGCCTATCGTGTTCTCGTCTACTCCATTGTACATCTGCCATTTCAATCCAGTGCACAAGTTATACAAAGGAGATAAATAATTTTCCCAAAGCTCAGTTGACAAATATGATAGAACTATGTGCATCGGGTTATCTGGTTCGGTTCGGTGGTGACATTAACTTATGAAAAAATGGAACTAGCAAGCAAAAGTTACCTGCAACAGGAAAAGGTCGCGATTCATGACTGCATCTTGATAGTTACTGGCATTTCCTATCTTGATAACCTCCAAGAACTGAAAATAAGAAATTGTGTATTTACAACATCAAACAAGAGGACATTATGGTGCAGATATTTTTATTAAATTTACAGAAGAACAGCAACTTACTTCTTCAGGGTCAAACGTGTGTGCTAAAGGAAGTATGACCTGACCACTAAATCCCCCAAGATGAGACATAGGCAAATTGCAGAAATTGGGTTTTAGCGCCGAAGCAAAGAATGCATCTAAACTGCTGTCAGCCCACTGTGATCGGTGCTCCCGCAGAAACCGCAGGAGAGATGGCGGGGAGACATCCTACAGGCATTACAAGAATCGATGTTAAAATCAGAAAACTTGTTCAGGAAAAAAAAAATTGGCTGTCATGAAACTAACCTGCAGCAGCATTGACGCCTTTGCACAAAGAACACCAGTACTAACTATGGGTAGACCATCACTGAATGCTGCGTTGCAACCTATCACTTTACTCGGCGATGTATTAACAGAGATAGAAACATCATCTACGCCATCGCTCTCAATTACAGACCATCCATCATCAGCAAGTCCACTAAGAGTTTCGTTGAAACCTCTGAAAAACGTGTGAAATCAATTACACTCTTGACGGCAACAGATTAATGAAAAGCAATTTGTTTTTGCTGTTTGAGAGCCCAACCTTGTGAGCTTTTGACTCAGAGCCCGTAAGGCTGCAGGCTGTCTGCCCCATCCAGTGATTACAGAATTAGTATCTACTTGAACTACCTGCCTGAGATAGCGCAGCGCCTGTATTTATAAAATTGAATTATTTCAAAAGATAATGTTTATGCCTAAAGATTTATAATCATCACGGACATAAAAAAGAGAGTATAGTTCATGTTACTTTACCGCCATCGACATCTTCTGGGCAATAATGGGTGACGATTCATACAGTGGTCTTACAACTTCAGGCACGCTCCAAGGCTGTAATATGAGCACAAAGTAGCTTAATGTTTTTGTGATAGATGAACTATAAGGCGAAGCAATTTTTCGTTTTGTACTTAATTGTTATTACCTCCAGATCCAAATGGTCAACGATGTGAATCACACTACCTCCACCATCACTCGGACGGATCAAGAACCCACTGGGAAGCATCTCACCCCTAATAAATGGCTGGACAAGGGGCATGCTTGGGCCTCCTTGCTTGCTACTGAGTGATCTTTCACAGACCTTCAGAGCAAGAGACAGTCAAGTAGCTGACACATAAACATGCTATGAAACTAACTGGGCACGAATATTTGGTGATTAGCAACTCACCACTAGACTTCCATCGTCAAGAATAGACGTGTACCGCATCAACCAGAAGTCACGAGCAGGCGCTAGTGTCGTTGGAGCGTAGAGCTAGAGATGAAACAAATCTCAAGTTCATGATACGGCATCATCGAAGAGGTGTCATAGTacagttaacgaagcagttcTTACCTGCATGTAGAGAAGCTCAATCGTGCCATTGCTGCCTGCAGGTAGCACGTTCACTACCTCCATAGACCGGCAATCACGCATCCACAGTGGCCGATCCTTGAGAATGTCGGCGACCTGAGTTGGCAGAGATCAACACCAGGAACATGCTCTTTGAGTTTCTCAAAATCAGAAATGAGAAGGACATGTAGAAAAGTAAAAGCAAGGAGCTTACTTTGGCAGGCTCCATGCCTACGAGGCCGCAAGCTCGCGCAGCGACACCCGCGCAACCATGCGAGATGGCAATGATTCCAATGGAATCCGGACCAGGCTGCAGATCGATGACCATGACAAGATAGGTTGAGCACATTAACCATGCAAGAAGTTAACAATTCAGAAGCAGGAAACTAGTGGAATTCAGAGGAAACGGACCTTCATCCCAGGCATTTGGACCCACTCGACGGCGGTTCCAGTGGCCTTGGACAGAAACTCCGTCAAAGTCTCCTCGGCGATAGACATCAACCTGCAGTAAACAGTGCTGAAAAACCATGCTCTACATCTCGCACACAAACTACCTAGCTGTAGGACAACTAGAGCAAAAAGAACATGCCAAAAACTGAAAACAAGAAAAGATGACGACAGGCAGGCAGGCATACGTACCCAGCAGGGCTCGCGTCGCGCGGCGGAGGCTGTTGCTGCGGCGCCGCCACGACGACGTTCTGCTGGCCGCTGGTGACGACCGACTCGCAGCTCGTGTCCGTGGTCGCCAGCCCCGCCTGCAACGGCAACGAAAGAAGGGGAGGAAAGCTCGTGTCAGCTAGCAGTTGCAGGGAACTCATGCATCATGGACCTCGTCGGAGGAGAAGCaatcaaagaagaagaagaagaacgtaCGCTGTGCGTCTGCTGGCGGTAGTAGCCGTTCTCGTAGACGAGGTGCGAGACCTGCTTCTGTAGGCGGTCGTTCTCCTCCATGAGCAGCTTGTTCATGGCCGTGAGCTTGCGGTTGAGCGACTGGAGCCGCCCCGACTCCTTGCGCTGCTTCTCCCGGCACCGCCGGTTCTGGAACCAGACCTTGATCTGCTTGGGATCGACGTTGGCCAGCACAGCGCACTCCCTGACGAGCTGCTGCCGCCGCAGCGAGCTCGGCTTGGGGCACTCGTAGTAGAGCCGCTCCAGCGCCTCCACCTGCTCCGGCGTGTACCGCACATACTTGCTAGGGTCCATCGCCGCCTCCCTGGCCTCCCTGGCCTCCCTCGCCGTCACCATGGTACACAGTACACGTATCTACCTATCGCTCCTCCCCAACCAACCTAGTCTCAGCTGACTGTCAAGAATTCCGGCGCCAGCAAGTGGAGTGGAGTGGAGTAGAGTGAAGAAGAAGAGAGCAGCAGCATGTGGGCTAGCATGGGGAAGGTGGGAGGGGACGAGAGTCCATGGCCGGAGCGCCGGT
Coding sequences within it:
- the LOC127341819 gene encoding homeobox-leucine zipper protein HOX29 — protein: MVTAREAREAREAAMDPSKYVRYTPEQVEALERLYYECPKPSSLRRQQLVRECAVLANVDPKQIKVWFQNRRCREKQRKESGRLQSLNRKLTAMNKLLMEENDRLQKQVSHLVYENGYYRQQTHSAGLATTDTSCESVVTSGQQNVVVAAPQQQPPPRDASPAGLMSIAEETLTEFLSKATGTAVEWVQMPGMKPGPDSIGIIAISHGCAGVAARACGLVGMEPAKVADILKDRPLWMRDCRSMEVVNVLPAGSNGTIELLYMQLYAPTTLAPARDFWLMRYTSILDDGSLVVCERSLSSKQGGPSMPLVQPFIRGEMLPSGFLIRPSDGGGSVIHIVDHLDLEPWSVPEVVRPLYESSPIIAQKMSMAALRYLRQVVQVDTNSVITGWGRQPAALRALSQKLTRGFNETLSGLADDGWSVIESDGVDDVSISVNTSPSKVIGCNAAFSDGLPIVSTGVLCAKASMLLQDVSPPSLLRFLREHRSQWADSSLDAFFASALKPNFCNLPMSHLGGFSGQVILPLAHTFDPEEFLEVIKIGNASNYQDAVMNRDLFLLQMYNGVDENTIGTCSELIFAPIDASFSDDSPLLPSGFRIIPIDSPLDTSSPNCTLDLASTLEAGTPRSRITGGTGVNSKAVMTIAFQFAFESHLQDSVAAMARQYMRSIISSVQRIALALSSSHLVSHGSGRLLPPVTQEAETLSRWIIQSYRFHFGAELIKSSDANSGESVLQALWHHSTAILCCSLKAMPALTFANQSGLDMLETTLAALQDTTLEKVLDDQGTKNLVCADLIANVMEQGFACVQGGTCVSSQGRPASYDKVVAWKVLDDASGATHCICFAFLGWSFVS